The following are encoded in a window of Hemiscyllium ocellatum isolate sHemOce1 chromosome 46, sHemOce1.pat.X.cur, whole genome shotgun sequence genomic DNA:
- the LOC132836252 gene encoding zinc finger protein 436-like, which translates to MSRPTFSAKRNYMCLFLYESGFRKSSNLERHKDTSIMEKRWKCEDCGKKFSWPSQLEIHRRTHTGERPFTCSKCGRGFRESSNLLAHQRVHTNVRPFKCSDCGKCYKCSGDLMSHKRVHTDEKPFRCSHCKTGFRKSSELSVHQRTHTGERPYTCSACGKAFINSSNLLRHQRVHTDMRTFKCSDCEESFKSSNNLLRHQRTHTGEKPFTCSVCRKGFTRSSTLVTHQRIHTGERPYACSMCVKKFTCASHLLKHQRTHTEERPFTCFVCGKGFTQSSNLLQHQQVHN; encoded by the coding sequence ATGAGCCGTCCAACATTCTCAGCCAAGAGAAATTACATGTGTTTGTTTTTATACGAATCAGGCTTCAGAAAATCATCCAACCTGGAGAGGCATAAAGACACCAGCATCATGGAGAAACGATGGAAATGtgaggactgtgggaagaaattcaGTTGGCCATCCCAGCTGGAAATACATCGACGtactcacactggggagaggccattcacctgctccaagTGTGGAAGGGGATTCAGAGAGTCATCTAACCTGCTTGctcaccagcgggttcacactaaCGTGAGACCTTTTAAATGTTCAGACTGTGGAAAGTGCtacaaatgttctggggacctgatgTCCCATAAGCGTGTTCACACTGATGAGAAGCctttcaggtgctctcactgcaAGACTGGGTTCAGAAAATCATCTGAACTCTCTGTACATCAGCGCACCCACACTGGCGAGAGGCCATATACCTGCTCTGCATGTGGGAAGGCATTCATTAATTCATCCAACCTGTtgagacaccagcgagttcacactgacaTGAGAACTTTTAAATGTTCGGACTGTGAGGAGAGTTTTAAAAGCAGCAATAACCTGCTGAGACATCAGCGcactcacactggggagaagccattcacctgTTCTGTGTGTAGGAAGGGATTCACGCGGTCATCCACCCTGGTGACACACCAGcgaattcacactggggagagaccatacGCCTGCTCCATGTGTGTCAAGAAATTCACTTGCGCATCCCACCTTCTGAAACACCAACGCACTCACACtgaggagaggccattcacctgctttgtttgtgggaaaggattcactcagtcatccaaTCTGCTGCAACATCAGCAAGTTCACAACTGA